Genomic DNA from Triticum dicoccoides isolate Atlit2015 ecotype Zavitan chromosome 4B, WEW_v2.0, whole genome shotgun sequence:
aggaggaggaggaaggagggggaggggatGAACCGACCAGAGGCAGAGAGGAGGCGCAACCCCATGGAGAAGCTGCTCCTAATATAAAGCTATTCCTGCAACCTGTAATAACACACTCAAGTTAATGGGATAAGCACACAAATTATTTTCAGTGTAAACAAAACGgatttcccttaaaagataaaccAAGTGTAGTAATTGAAGTAACTGTAAGCAAATATCATTACTGCACTTTTGAACCCGCAGCTACCAGAAAAGACAGATCAGAATGCCCGTTAAGATACGAACAATTTTGAGCCACTAACTGAAAATGTTCAGGTTCTAAAAATGTCCAGTTTCTGAAAATGTCCAGGTTTAGACTTGTAGCTGTACTTTACAATTTAGGACAACATGGATCTGACCAGCTCCAAACTAAAATCTATTTGGATTTTGTGTAAATGAAGCCTAGTTGGATTTTGTGTAAACGAAGCCTAGTTATACTACTACAATAACCTAGAACCACTAAAGCACCCACACAATTAGTCACAGTATCCTCAACTTGATGAGGGAGACGTGGTAGatgtcaagagacgtggggaccggatcatcctggtcaagctggtagttgaggacttggttctcaatgttatcagcgcgtatgccccgcaagtaggccacaatgagaacaccaagagggagttctgggaaggcctggaagacatggttaggagtgtaccgattggtgagaagctcttcataggaggagacctcaatggccacgtgggtacatctaacacaggttttgaaggggcgcatgggggctttggctatggcatcaggaatcaagaaggagaagatgtcttaagctttgctctagcctacaacatgattgtagccaacaccctctttagaaagagagaatcacatctggtgacttttagtagtggccaacactctagccagattgatttcatcctctcgagaagggaacacaggcgtgcgtgcctagactgtaaggtgatacctggagagagtgttgtaccccagcataagctggtggttgctgactttcgCTTTCAGAtttgtgtccagcgggataagcgggctaaagtcgctagaacgaagtggtggaagctcaagggggaggtagctcaggcgttcaaggagagggtcattaaggagggcccttgggaggaaggaggggatgcggacaatgtgtggatgaagatggcgacttgcattcgtaaggtggcctcagaggagtttggagtgtccaggggaaggagaagcgaagataaggatacctggtggtggaatgatgatgtccagaaggcgattaaagagaagaaagattgctttagacgcctatacctggataggagtgcacacaacatagagaagtacaagatggcgaagaaggccgcaaagcgagctgttggtgaagcaaggggtcgggcgtatgaggacctctaccaacggttaggcacgaaggaaggcgaaagggacatctataagatggccaagatccgagagaggaagacgagggatattggccaagtcaaatgcatcaaggacggagcaggccaactcttggtgaaggatgaggagattaagcatagatggtgggagtacttcgacaagctgttcaatggggagaatgaaagctctaccattgaactggacgactcttttgatgagaccagcatgcgttttgtgcgtcgaatccaggagtctgaggtcaaggaggctttaaaaaggatgaagggaggcaaggcgatgggcccggattgtatccccattgaggtgtggaaaggtctcggggacatagcgatagtatggctaaccaggcTTTTCaatctcatttttcgggcaaacaagatgccagaagaatggagacggagtatattagtaccaatcttcaagaacaagggggatgttcagagttgtactaattaccgtggaattaagctgatgagccatacaatgaagctatgggagagagtcattgagcaccgcttaagaagaatgacaagcgtgaccaaaaaccagtttggtttcatgcctgggaggtcgaccatggaagccattttcttggtacgacagcttatggagagatatagggagcaaaagaaggacttgcatatggtgttcattgacttggagaaagcctatgataagataccgcggaatgtcatgtggtgggacttggagaaacacaaagtcccagcaaagtacattaccctcatcaaggacatgtacgataatgttgtgacaagtgttcgaacaagtgatgtcgacactgatgacttcccgattaagataggactgcatcaggggtcagctttgagcccttatctttttgcattggtgatggatgaggtcacaagggatatacaaggagatatcccatggtgtatgctctttgcggatgatgtggtgctagttgacgatagtcgggcaggggtaaataggaagttagagttatggagacaaaccttggaatcgaaagggtttaggcttagtaggactaaaaccgagtacatgatgtgcggtttcagtactactaggtgtgaggaggaggaggttagccttgatggtcaggtggtacctcggaaggacacctttcggtatttggggtcaatgctgcaggaggatgggggtattgatgaagatgtgaaccatcggatcaaagccggatggatgaagtggcgccaagcttctggcattctctgtgacaagagagtgccacaaaagctaaaaggcaagttctacagcacggcggttcgacccgcaatgttgtatggcgctgagtgttggccgactaaaaggcgacatgttcaacagttaggtgtggcggagatgcgtatgttgagatggatgtgtggccacacgaggaaggatcgagtccggaatgatgatatacgagatagagttggggtagcaccaattgaagagaagcttgtccaacatcgtctgagatggtttgggcatatccagcgcaggcctccagaagctccagtgcatagcggatggctaaagcgtgcggagaatgtcaagagagggcggggtagaccgaatttgacatgggaggagtccgttaagagagacctgaaggattggggtatcaccgaagagctagctatggacaggggtgcatggaagcttgctatccatgtgccagagccatgagctggttgcgagatcttatgggtttcacctctagcctaccccaacttgcttgggactaaaggctttgttgttgttgttgttgttgttgttgttgatcctcAACTTGATGAAAGCGAAAATATATCATATAGCATGCACGCACACACGCAAATAGTAACAGTATCCTCATCTTGATGAAAGCGAAAATGTATCATATAGCACGCACGCAGACAAACAGTCACATTATCCTCATCTTGCTGAAAGCAAAAAATGTATCATGTAATGTAAATACATACCTTAACCTGGAACAGTATGGTCCAGTCTCAGTTGACAGTCTTGATGATTCATGTTGGcctttatatatgtttttgaacaacaATTTTGCTTGCTGCTTGTAGAAGACAACATCCTTAACATAACCACCATCTAAGAACTCCGCAAATGAAAGGACATCAGTGATACAGGCTATCATTGTCAGCTTCACCATTTCAAAAAGATAACAAGACACAAGCAAAAGTGCCACCTGCAGAAAAAAGCAGAGGAGAGCTAGTAAATACTTCTAACATGTTCACTTCGGTATAGAGGATCCTACTTATCCAATGACCCATATATCTCAAATAGAACAGATTAATATATCTCAAGCAACAATGAATGTCCAGTATATTCTCCAAAGTTACAGAATATAACAGGTTCAGAGACTGTCAAGATCAAACAATAGCGAGGGGATTTTGTAGCCACATGGAAAAGCTAATAAAATTTCTTCTAATTTAAATCTTAGACATCTCAATGAAATAAATAATTTGATACATAACTGAAACTGAACTCTAACCTTTTGTTGTTTACTTGTCTTCTAATGACTATCAACACAGGTATAACTAAAACTTCAAAAGCTTAATGTTAACCAGATTAGAACTTTCAAAGTATAAGATCATATTGAGCAAGAAGAACAAGGGGCATACAATGAAATGACGCGAAGACCAACTCCAGGAACGAGTggggcatcttcttcttcccccgTGGCATCCTGTTCCTCTCCCCCACGACCTCCATGGCCTCCACCCCTTCCTCCCAGCTCTCACATGTTGGCGTACAAGCAAGAGGAGGCCCGTGGCATCCTGTTCCTCTCCCCCACGACCTCCATGTCCTCCACCCCTTCCTCCCAGCTCTCACATGTTGGCGTACAAGCAAGAGGAGGCAAAGGAAGGGCGCTCACCATAGCTCCTCTCACCCACGTCTCGCTCCTCATCTCCGTTCGAGTAGTAGTAGCAAAATTAACCAATCCCTATTGGTACTATCTAACTAAAGAACCAGGATTCTAAACTCATCTTCTCTCTCTGTTCATACAAATCCCTCTAGAATTCCTTCACACAAGAGGATTTGCATCACATATTCCTCTACTTAGCAGCAGCAATAGTGAGCAGAGGAAGGAGGCGGAGGAGATGGAGGTGCTACCTGCCGAGGTGGGCCGCCGTGGCCGTGCTTGAGCTTGGCAGCCCCCCGCCTCCTCGAGCAGGACAGGGCCGCCAGCTAGGTGCGCCCCTCGTCCTCCGCCTCCTCGAGCAGGACAGGGCCGCCAGCTAGGTGCGCCCCTCGTCCTCCGCCTCATCGAGCAGGACAGGGCCGCAAGCTAGGTGCGCCCCTCATCCTCCGCCTCCTCGAATAGGAAGGACGGCACCCTCCTGCCGCCGTCGCCTTCCAGACCGTGCCAAGGTGACCTGCGGCAATGGAAGGAAAGGAGAAGGTGAGGTGGGGAGGGTGGATCCGGACGAGGAAAGAGGGGAAGGACGTACCTGCGCCAGTTGCATtttgctggcggcggcggcggtgcagccTTGTGACGGGAAGAGGCTGCTTGGGGGAGAGCGCGCGAGAGGAGGGTGCGCGAGGAGGCGGCGACGCCGGGGAAGTGGACGGCAGGGGTCCGGTGGGCTGGGCGAAGGAGACGGCGGCGTTGTGGCGagctgctagggttagggttcatgtGAAGGAGgcgtagaggaggaggagggacgagCGAGTGCGGGAGGAAGCAGCGGCAGCTAGGTCTCCGCCACAGGAGCGCGACCCCATTTTATACCCCCCCCCCTAGGCGAAATGACCGAAATGCCCTGGTGGGGGCATGGTATCTACAATGTGTTGCCattactattcattccagcagtgttTCTTCCAGATCCGACTGCCCAGATCCTCTCACCTCTCGATCCAACGGGCGAAAACGCATAAGGGAACCGATCCAACGGCCCAGAATCACTGAGCTCTGAGGAGGCTTGTACATCCATCCTTCTCTTATTTCTGGATGAAACACTTGTTTCCCCGTCAAAAAAAAGGAACGGAGGGAGGGAGAAGTGGAAAGAGAGGTGAGAGATAAaatgcatatgcatatatggcttggaTTCTTCATGCATACTATACAGCTTGCACGAGCGAACACTTTACTTTGCATGCTGCTTCGATTGGAAAGTGTTTTTCTTTTCGTTTCCTCGTGCCGATGGATGGAATGGAATGGAATCGGAGGGCATCCCGTTTGCATGCAAAGTAAAGAGACGAGCGAGGCCGAGTCAAGGACGACGAGACGAGACGAGCGAGGGAAAGAGAAAACAAGGAAGGAAAAGCAGACGCACGCGCTAAAACGTGTACGTGCACGTGCACGTCTTTGGGGGACCCGACCCGTTTACAAGTCGATCTCAAGGTTTGCAACCAAGGAAGCGAGAAAGGGGCATATCTCCCCAGTCGACCAAAAAGTCATTATATATGGTCACGGGGACAAGGAGGCAAAAGTCACGACCAAAAAACGGACTCGTCCCACTCCATATATATCTCCCCAGTCGACCGACTAGATCGATCTACTCCTATCCCCGCAAGACGGTCGCCGCCGGCCTTTCCCCGCGAGCCGCCGCCGAGAGAAAAACGCCACCTCCGTCCGCCGTCTCTGCTCGCTCCCTCGCAGATGGCGTCTGGATCCACTTCTTCCGGCGGCTCTAGCTCCCGGAGGGGGCTCATCTCATGCCTGCACAGCCTCAACTGCCGCGACGAGGACGCGCCTCTTTCCCACGACGACGATTTGCAAGAAGCCACACGCGAGCTCATCGTCAGTTTCTACGACGACGCGTTCCGCCGGCTCCGGCTGCCCTGCAAGGCCATGCCCCATCTTTACGGCATCCTCAGCACCGCCGGCCTTTGCCTCGGCCTCCTCGACCCTGTCTCCAATATCATCCTCAACACCCTCGCCCTCCTAAACCCCAAAACCAAGCCCCTCGGCGACGACGTCGCCACCAAGACGGGATCCAAGAAGAGACACAGACCCGGTTTCGACCCCTGGCACGAGGTTGCAACCAGGTCCTGCCACAGTCTCATGGCTTTCCTTGTGGCCTACTTCGGATGCATCAACGAGGAACAGGCCTTCCGCTACCTCTATAGGGCCAAGGCCAATCTCCTCCTCGCCGTCATGCTCGTCCAGCACGATCTCTACCTTGTGGAGCCGGAGGCACTGGACCCTGAATCCAACAGGACGCAGGCCGCCCTCAAGTGGGCGGCCACCTCAGCAGGTCGCCATTCGCCAAGCACCTTGGCTCAGGTCATGGCAATTCGGCTCAAAAAAGGCGACCTTGACCTCTTCAACAAGAAGTTGTTTTCAGCTAATGGCCCCCTCACGACCGAGGATGTCCGAGAAATCCACCGTGTGTTGCACATGATGATGACCCCCATGTGTGTTGCCAACATTAGCAACACCAATGATGGGCTGGTTGTCCATGTCCGTCAGAACCTCGACAGCGGCGACAGCGCTATATGGTCCGAGACAGAGCCCCTTGTCGTCTCTAGTGCAGCTGCTGACGCCAGGATCAGCTCCACCGCCTTCCGCTAGGACGGGACCGCCATCTCGTCTCTGCAGACCGGACTGCCTAGCAAGCTGCTAGATTGCCTCAAGATAGCAGATGGCCTAAAACACATTCTCAGGACCCcgtgcgctggtggtgacgcctgcgatTACCTGCAGTCTCTCAAGATGTACCTCCATGGCATGATTCACAACATGTACGTCGAGGCCTTCAAGTTGCTGCCCGCACCTCCGGGCTCACTCATGCGCAACATCCTCATGGCAGGCCACTGCTATGGGCCCTGTGACCCTCTCTCCAACATCATCCTTAACTCAATCTGGCATGACACATGTGGCTCCGTTCTCTCAGCTTCTGAGCGCATGATGTTGAATGAGTACAATGACGTCCTGGACCCCCTATCTCTGCTCCGCCTAGTTGTCCGTTCCCTTGAGGGGCTTGCAAAGCTTGCCTTGTTCGCCGACCCCCGGTACTCAATTGCTTGTGCTATGGAGAAACTCTGCAGTTCAAAATGTGTCGTCCTTCTTGACATGTCATCATCTGCAACAAAGAACCCCTTCCACGAGGCGGCCATGGCTGCTAGACACCCGACGCCCCTTCAGCTCGGTGAATTTCACCGGATGCTGCTGCTCGTGCCCGATGGCCGAAGCAAGCTGCTCTCACATATAACCAAGGCGCAAACTAGTGGTGGTGTGTTGTGCGTCGATGACATCAGAGCCCTTATGTCGGCCTTGTGGTTGGAGTTCAAAAAAACATCCAGGTTCCAAACTAGTGGCACTGTGCAAGCTTCTGCGCCTGAACTTTGTGTAGAGGCCGCCTTGAGGGTGGTATCAAGCGCGAGATCAAAATATGAGGAGGAGAGGAGCTGGTTGCGTCGAAAGATTAAACATGTGCTCAAGGATTACACGGACCAACATTTTTGGGTAGGCATTGAACTTCCTCTTCTGTGTTGAATCATTAGCTGctacttatgtactccctccgtccgaaaatacttgtcatcaaaatggatgaaaatggatgtatctacaactaaaatacatctagatacatccatttcaatgacaagtatttgcggacggagggagtacgtatatTAGCTTTACATTGATTTGACCAACAAACACTCTTGCTTCTTTCTTGCTACAGGGACCAAAGTACAAACTTGATTTTATATTTGGTGTGGAGGAAAGCGACCATGGCCGGCATCCCTTCACTGATACGTGCAACCACGTGAACTTCATGGCAACTTGTGATGAGAATGTTCCGAGGACCCTATTTTACGCCGAGTTGTGGTGCTCACCCTCACGTAAGCCAAGGACAGAATTCTGCTGCCCTCTACCGTATGCATACGCGGGTAAGTCCTCTACTTTTCTGCCGCAGCTAGCACGGCTGATTAGCAAGTGATCGGTAGTTTGGGTCACGGCGATCTGCTTCTCATCATGCTTGCACTGTGATACCATTCAATCTTACTGAATAATAATCATTGTTGGGTTTTATTTTTGATAATAATAGGACGTTGCTACTATGACATGGATTGCGCAAGGAAGATCGTGTATCCAGATGATGCCAAGTACATCCCTGACGATATCACCCATGAGGGAACCGGCAGTGTGGATGGCGTGCTAAAGATGGATCTCGTGCACTTCAGCTCCGAGTTGGACGTGGAGCTCGCGCGGAAGTATTCTCAGTAGTATTAGTgagtccaaaataagtgtctcaactttatattAATTTTAATATAAAGTCatactaaagttgagacacttaattACTTTTAGAAACTAACGCGCGCTTCGCTGCGTCATTCTTCAGTCGTTGGATTCACACCTCCCACTTTCATTGACATATCGTTGTTTGGCGTTGTGTTGCGGGGATTAGATGTGTTGGGCTTGgtgcttttttatttttctttgtattTGTACTTAGAGGTGCAATCTTGTCTCTAATAAAAAAGGAGGAAGGTGATGTTTGTTGCGCGGCTCTGGTTGTCTGGCATGTTCCGGTCTTTGTGGAAGGTTTTTACTTTTATGTTTTATTTGAGAAccccttgaacgccttctcaaagGGTTCTCAAAAATTCGAGATAGATTTAATTATACTTTTTTACTTATTTCTGCATTAATAGAGCAGACGAGTAAAAAAAATAAACCTATTTAGGATAATAATTGGATAAGAGAGCCTCTACCTTGTCAACGGATAGGGAGAGAACAAAATCTGGATAAATACCAATTCCTATTACTGGTAAAAAGATACAGATTAAAATAAAGAGTTCTCGTGATCTAGAATCCACAAAATTTGCGTTTGGAACATTAAATAGCTGGTGTCTGCTGATTTTGTTCACAGTAATATAAGGTATAAACTTATGCTTGTTGACATAAATTTTTAGTTGCCCATTTAGTTATATCTAAAACCTATATTGAAGCTTGTGGTTATTTGAAAGCTTCCGGTAACAGACGTGTTGGTAATTTGAGCGAACGCCCTCCCGGTGTTCATGTCCAATCCAGGAAAAGGGAATAAAGCGGAATTATTGGCTTCACCTTCAAGGAAAACATAATCTTACAGGTTTGTTTAGATCAAACTTAAACTCTTTATTCAATCCGAGTGCAAAAACTTAAACAGATGTGGCAAAAACTTTGATAAACTCTTATCATATTTGAGGTGATGTTGATGCATCCTGCGGCGTCACTGCTTGGTAACGTTTCACCAAACGGCGCAGGTTGATGAACGCTGATCCGCCCTCCCGGACGGCCTCTCTCGCCGTCGTCGCGAGCGCCGCCGCCCTCCCCCGCCTCTCCACCGCCTCGTCGCCTCCGCCCATGATGCTCCTCACCGCCTTCTCCACCGCCCCTcgctccaccaccgccacctccccgtcctcctccttcaACCACTCCACCCCGACGCTCACGCCGGTCCCCATCGACTGCACGGCCAACATTTCGTTCAGGAACTGGTGCGCCATATGCGGCCATGTCGCCACCGGGAGCCCCGCCGCGACCGCCTCCATCATCGAGTTCCACCCGCAGTGCGTCACGATGCCACCCACCGACGCGTGGGACAAGATCAGCTGCTGCGGTGCCCAGCCCTTGATCAGCAGGCCGCGGCCGGACAACcggccctccagctcctcaaggaaCCTGCGgacctcctcgtcctcgtcctgcCCGGCGTTCTCCGGTGATACCACCCAGATGAACGGGTGCCCCGACGCCTCAAGGCCAAGCCCGGTCTCCACCACCTGCTCTGGGCGCGCGTGCACGACGCTGCTCCCGAAGCTGACGTAGACGACGGAGGACGGCTCCTTACCGTCGAGCCATCGGAGGCACTCGTCGGCGTCGACGGCGGGCGCGTTCCCTCTCGCCGCAAGCGCCGCCGCGTGCTGGTGCTCGTGCTGGTGGAACAGCGACACCGGACCGACGGCCCACACGTTGACGCTCCTGACCTCCCCGCTGTCCACGACCGTCCCCGGCTCCAGCTCGAGGAAGGTGTTGAGGAGGACGCCATCGACGTCGACGCACGCCCGCTCGACGGCGTATGCCAGCTTCTCGTACGCCAGCTTCTCAGACGCCGGCAGCCGCATGAACCCGGGGGGCGCGGTGGGCACCTTCACCTCGACCGGCTCCTCGGGCATGAGGTGCCAGTAGGGGTCCGCTGCGGCGTAGGCGTTGTGCATGGCCGCCGCGTGGTGCTCCGTCTGCAGGCAGAGGAGGCAGTAGGCGGACATGCCGAGGAAGCTGAGTTGCGGGACGCCGAGGCTGGCGGCGAGGCCGGCGGTCCACGGGTGGCATATGTCGGCCACGACGCAGGTCGCGGGCGGCGCGTGTGCGCGGAGGTGGCGCTCCAGCGGCCCGCGGAGGCGCGACGCGGCGAGGAGGTAGGCGGCCTCCTGGTCCAGGGGGATCCGGTCGACGTCGTCCGTGCCGGCGAGGTCGAGCGGGAGCTCCACGAGCCGCACCGGCAGGCCCGACGACTCGACCGCGGGGCGGAGGCGCGCGGCGTAGGTCGGcgtgacgacgatgctggagagcgCGCCGTGGGTGGCTAGCTGCATCGCGGCGTCCACCGCCGGGATCAGATGGCCGTGGTGCATCAGCGGGACGAAGACGAAGTGCGCCGTCGTCGTGGCCGCCACGTCGTCGGAGTTTGCTCTCCGGCAGGCCATCCTACTACTCCTAGAGCGCGACGGCGAGGCTACGACGGCGTGCCTTGGGCGTTGGAATGGCGGTGTGGTGTTGGTCCGTCGTGGTAGAAGATGGCCGGGTTTGGGGTTGGGTTGCCACAGGTACATATAcctgcaggcggcggcggcggcggccatatccTATGTGATTCTGACCTGAGCTGCCTGACCTGACCTGAGTTCCCTGCTGTTATATGGCCCTAAAATGTTCAAGACTGTGACCAGGTCTTGCCTTTGGATGACATGCTTGTCCAGTGTCCAGGCTAGGCAAACAGCGATGGTACCAAGGCCGGATCAGATCGATTGCTGGACGAAAACCAAGAAAACTACAACAGCACACGGTTGGTTGCCGGCTGTTAGACCAAGAGAAGAAGAACAAACATGTGTCGTACTGTCTGTTCTTATCAGTTTAATATCTAATATACGTGAGCCATGTACTATCAATTCCCTCTCCATCATCTGTATAAAAAGAATTGGTTTAAGAGCAAGTGTTGTAGTGCATAtgtttgatagcaaagtatttTCTAAGTATTATGAGAATACTACGCTTTTTTAGATTATTATAGttttatttacaacaagttgtttgGTTGCCACTAAAAACTGTGGTTTTAATACTGTAGTATTTAGGAAACCATAGTTTTTTCTCCGCATAAAAAGAAGACCTCTAGACCTCTTTTCCAAAAACAGAGCAGCTGTAAAAAAAAGAGAGGACGCATCATTATCTTTTCCCCACTATTCGCGATAATTCCCATCGCTTCCATGCCTACGTTACCACTGCCCTGTCACATTGGAGTTGTCTCCCTCGGCGGCAAAATTGTACGAGGAGTCGCATGACTCGCTGCTGCTAACTAAAAGGCCATGCATGGCATGTTTCCACATGGGGTTACTACCTAGCTGGATGCGTGGATCTCTCCGTTCTTATGCATGATACGGCCAGCCAGGTAGAGCAGCGCTGTTCTTAGGCC
This window encodes:
- the LOC119292415 gene encoding UDP-glycosyltransferase 73C6-like codes for the protein MHHGHLIPAVDAAMQLATHGALSSIVVTPTYAARLRPAVESSGLPVRLVELPLDLAGTDDVDRIPLDQEAAYLLAASRLRGPLERHLRAHAPPATCVVADICHPWTAGLAASLGVPQLSFLGMSAYCLLCLQTEHHAAAMHNAYAAADPYWHLMPEEPVEVKVPTAPPGFMRLPASEKLAYEKLAYAVERACVDVDGVLLNTFLELEPGTVVDSGEVRSVNVWAVGPVSLFHQHEHQHAAALAARGNAPAVDADECLRWLDGKEPSSVVYVSFGSSVVHARPEQVVETGLGLEASGHPFIWVVSPENAGQDEDEEVRRFLEELEGRLSGRGLLIKGWAPQQLILSHASVGGIVTHCGWNSMMEAVAAGLPVATWPHMAHQFLNEMLAVQSMGTGVSVGVEWLKEEDGEVAVVERGAVEKAVRSIMGGGDEAVERRGRAAALATTAREAVREGGSAFINLRRLVKRYQAVTPQDASTSPQI